CAACGGAAGAGGAAATTCAGTGGAAAGAAAATTATAGAATCTGGATGACCTTTGTCAATGAATATAAAAACCGGGGAGGGCGAGTTACAACGGGATCCGATTCAGGATTTATTTATCAATTGTATGGCTTTGCATATATCCGTGAAATGGAATTGTTGAGGGAGGCCGGGTTCCATCCTTTGGAAGTTATCCGGGCATCCACCATGCATGCGGCAGAAGCTTTGGGAATGGATAAGGAAATCGGGACTGTGGAAGTGGGGAAATTGGCAGATTTTGTGATTCTGGAAGAAAATCCCCTTCAAAACCTTAAAGTCCTTTATGGTACTGGTGCCATCAGAATAGATGAAAATAATGAACCTGTTAGAGTTGGCGGTGTGAAATATACCGTGAAGGATGGGATTGTATATGATGCCAAACAACTCCTTGAAGATGCCCGTATCATAGTGCAGCAGCATAAAGCCCGTGAAAATGCCATGAAGTTGAAGCAGCCGGGATTGGATTGGTGATTTGGAGAGGCGAGAGATTAGAAGCGAGAAGCGAGAGATTAGATATAAGAATCAAAGCCTGTCCCGAGTATCGGGGAGCCAAGATACAAGAACCTAGAGAGAACAGAGGGCAGGCACTATTGATGTTTTGATAATCGAATGCAGTAACTATTGAATCAATTTCTTGGTACTATGTACATCGTACTTTGTACTAAATTTCTCAAACTTCGTACAATAAGACATGCCATATATCCAACTCAATAACATCAAGCTTTTTTACATCAAAGAAGGAGAAGGCAAAGAAATTATTGTCTTTTCGCATGGTCTTCTTTGGAGCCACAAAATGTTTTTTGAACAGGTGGAATTTTTGAAAAAAAAATATACCGTCATTGCCTATGACCATAGAGGGCAAGGTCAATCAGAAGTAAATAACAGTCCTATCGACTTGGATATATTGACTGAGGATGTATTTGAACTGATAGATAAATTAGTGGGTCAACCTGTTCATTTTGCAGGTTTATCGATGGGAGGGTTTGTGGGGATGCGTTTGGCTGCACGCTATCCCGAAAAAGTCAAAAGCCTGATCTTGTTGGAAACCTCAGCTAATGCTGAGCCTGTTGAAAACCTTCCAAAGTATAAATTTTTGAATGGGATAGTAAAACTATTTGGAGTTGTCCCAATGGTAGCTTCTAAGGTTATGCCCATCATGTTTGCGCAGAGTTGGCTGGAAAATCCCAAAAATAAGGACGCGTACAAAAAATGGATTAAAGAACTGCAGTCCAACAAAAAAACAATTACCAAATCAGTGGAGGCAGTGATTTTTAGAAAAGGAGTGGAGGAAGAAATCCGGAACATCAAATGCCCCACCATGGTAGTAGTAGGAGATGAAGATGTGGCTACAAAGCCTGAGAAATCAAAATTCATTCAAATGGCCATTCCCAATTCCACGCTCCATATGGTGCCGGGTGCAGGCCACAGCAGCTGTATCGAAAAGCCTGAAGAAATCAACCGGCTTATAGACGATTGGCTGGCCCAATTCTAATGGGGGAAAAAATAAACTGATGTTTTTTAAAAATTAAATTGGAATTGAGAAACCTTTTATTACTTTTGTATGTATATACATTAAATACTTAAACATTATATACCGATGAGGCTAGAAGAGGCGATAAAGCAGAAAGAGTTTACAGATCAGTATAACAAGGCAATTGTAAATCTTCTTTACACGCAAAGTTTTATTGTTACAAAGCAGAGTAGCCTTTTCAAACCATTGGCTCTATCTCCTGAACAATACAATGTTTTAAGAATTTTGAAAGGGCAAAAAGGAAGTCCTATTACAGTATCTTCTATTCAAGAGCGAATGCTTAACAAAATGTCCAATGCTTCGCGGTTAGTTGAAAAACTCAAACAAAAAGGAATGGTAGTGAGAGAGGAATGTCCGACAGATAGAAGACAGGTTGATATTCTGATCACGGAGAAAGGATTGAATGTACTGAGTCAGTTGCATAATCAAATGCATGAGTTGAACAGAAGTCTTATTCAATTGAACGAAGAGGAAGTAGATCAGTTAAACTTTCTTTTGGATAAACTGAGGGGATAAAAAAATTTAAACAAATAAGTGTATAGACACTTAATGTAAATACAAACTAAAACCAATAAACAATTAAAATTATGAGTACTACAACAGCAACAACTACTAAATGGGCAATTGACCCTACACATTCAGAAGTATCATTCAAAGTAAAGCACTTGGTGATTTCTACGGTAACTGGATATTTCAAATCTTTTGAAGGTACCGTAGATACAGAATCCGAGGATTTTGATGGAGCAAATATTTCCTTTTCGGCAGATATTGCCAGTATTTTCACCAATCAATCTGACAGGGACAATCATTTGAAATCAGCTGATTTCTTTGATGCTGAGAAATTTCCCAAAATGTCATTTTCCGGTATTTTGAAAGGAAGTGCTTTGGAAGGTGAATTGACGATTAAGGATATTACTAAGAAAGTTACTTTGGATGTTGACTTTGGCGGAATAGTTGAAGATCCTTACGGACAAACCAAAGCCGGATTTGAAATTGAAGGTAAAATCAGTAGAAAAGAATTTGGTTTGATGTGGAATGCCGTAACCGAGGCAGGAAGTGTCGTCGTGAGTGACCAAGTAAGAATAATCGTTAACGCTCAGGTTGTAAAGCAATAGTTGAATTTGGACCTTTGGGTACGCCTCGGCGCACCCGAAGGTCTTTTTACCAAAATTTGAATTTGACTCAAATTATCCGAAAGTATATTTCATACAATTATTCTTGAAAACCTTCGAGGTTTCTAAGACCTCGAAGGTTTAAAAAACCAACTTGCCACTATTTATGGATTACAAATTATCCAGTAACTTATTATCCAATTCAAAATATTAAAGCCATGAAAACCCTGATCACCGGAATACATCATATCACAGCTATTGCAGGAAATCCCCAAAAGAATGTTGATTTCTACACGGGTATTTTGGGATTGAGGATGGTTAAAAAAACCATCAACTTCGATGCCCCGGATGTATACCATTTTTATTTTGGTGATGAGCTAGGAACTCCTGGAACAGTTTTTACCACTTTTCCTTTTGATGGAGCAAGGAAAGGCACTAAGGGAACAGGTGAATTGACTTACACGGCTTTCTCCATTCCCCAAGCGTCCTTGTCTTTTTGGATTGACAGGTTAGCTAAGTATAATATTCCAACATCTACTCCCTTGAGCCGTTTTGGTGAAAAATTGATCCGATTTGAGGATCATGACGGTATGGGAATTGAATTGATCGCCAATGACAGGGATTCCAGAAAAGGTTGGACTTATGGCAATATCCCTTTGGAACATTCCATCAGGGGATTTTATGGAGCGACCCTGAATCTCAAAGCTAAAGAGTTGACAGAAAAGTTGCTCACCCAGTTTATGGATTACAAATTCATGGCTGAAGAAAATGGCCGTTTTCGATATGGAACCAAAGGTGAACCCGGGGATATTGTGGATATTGTTTTGGACAATAATGGACGTCAGGGAATCCAAAGTGCAGGTACGGTTCATCACATTGCTTTCAGGACGGCCAACACTTCTTCCCAATTGGAAATCCAGAAAATTTTGATGGAAAATGGATATCATGTGACTGAGGTAAAAGACAGGAATTATTTTAAATCCATTTATTTCAGAGAACCAGGCGGAGTCCTTTTTGAGATTGCTACAGATGAACCTGGATTTGCAATAGATGAGGATGAAGCACATTTGGGTGAATTGTTGAAATTACCCGAATGGGCAGAACCCCAGCGAGATAAAATAACTTCAAGATTGGCAAAAGTAAATTTGAATTTAGAAAGTTTTGCATAAGATGAAAACAGCAGGTATAGCATTGGATAAAGCCAAAAAGGTAGCCATTATGATTCATGGTCGTGGGGCCTCAGCGGATAGCATCCTTACGTTGAGGGATCATCTTCATATTGGTGAATTTGCACTATTAGCACCACAAGCTCAAGGAAATACATGGTATCCCTATAGCTTTATGGCACCTGATGCCAGCAATGAACCGGCATTATCTAATGCCATCAAAATGCTGGATGGAATTGTTGAAGATTTAAAGTCAAAAGGTTTCAAATCTGAACAAATCTTTTTTATTGGTTTTTCTCAAGGGGCATGTCTTTCGTTGGAATATGCAACTCAAAATGCCCAAAAGTATGGCGGTGTGATTGCCTTTACAGGGGGATTAATAGGGGAGAAACTGAATAAGGGCAAATACAAAGGGGATTTTGAAGGAACAAAAGTTTTTATTGGGTCCAGTCATAAAGACATGCATGTGCCTTTAAGCAGGATCGAGGAATCAGCCGAATTGATAAAGCAAATGGGCGGGGAATTAAAAACTCTGGTCTTTAAAGATCAAAAT
This window of the Aquiflexum balticum DSM 16537 genome carries:
- a CDS encoding alpha/beta fold hydrolase is translated as MPYIQLNNIKLFYIKEGEGKEIIVFSHGLLWSHKMFFEQVEFLKKKYTVIAYDHRGQGQSEVNNSPIDLDILTEDVFELIDKLVGQPVHFAGLSMGGFVGMRLAARYPEKVKSLILLETSANAEPVENLPKYKFLNGIVKLFGVVPMVASKVMPIMFAQSWLENPKNKDAYKKWIKELQSNKKTITKSVEAVIFRKGVEEEIRNIKCPTMVVVGDEDVATKPEKSKFIQMAIPNSTLHMVPGAGHSSCIEKPEEINRLIDDWLAQF
- a CDS encoding MarR family winged helix-turn-helix transcriptional regulator, which encodes MRLEEAIKQKEFTDQYNKAIVNLLYTQSFIVTKQSSLFKPLALSPEQYNVLRILKGQKGSPITVSSIQERMLNKMSNASRLVEKLKQKGMVVREECPTDRRQVDILITEKGLNVLSQLHNQMHELNRSLIQLNEEEVDQLNFLLDKLRG
- a CDS encoding YceI family protein; this encodes MSTTTATTTKWAIDPTHSEVSFKVKHLVISTVTGYFKSFEGTVDTESEDFDGANISFSADIASIFTNQSDRDNHLKSADFFDAEKFPKMSFSGILKGSALEGELTIKDITKKVTLDVDFGGIVEDPYGQTKAGFEIEGKISRKEFGLMWNAVTEAGSVVVSDQVRIIVNAQVVKQ
- a CDS encoding ring-cleaving dioxygenase → MKTLITGIHHITAIAGNPQKNVDFYTGILGLRMVKKTINFDAPDVYHFYFGDELGTPGTVFTTFPFDGARKGTKGTGELTYTAFSIPQASLSFWIDRLAKYNIPTSTPLSRFGEKLIRFEDHDGMGIELIANDRDSRKGWTYGNIPLEHSIRGFYGATLNLKAKELTEKLLTQFMDYKFMAEENGRFRYGTKGEPGDIVDIVLDNNGRQGIQSAGTVHHIAFRTANTSSQLEIQKILMENGYHVTEVKDRNYFKSIYFREPGGVLFEIATDEPGFAIDEDEAHLGELLKLPEWAEPQRDKITSRLAKVNLNLESFA
- a CDS encoding alpha/beta hydrolase, with product MKTAGIALDKAKKVAIMIHGRGASADSILTLRDHLHIGEFALLAPQAQGNTWYPYSFMAPDASNEPALSNAIKMLDGIVEDLKSKGFKSEQIFFIGFSQGACLSLEYATQNAQKYGGVIAFTGGLIGEKLNKGKYKGDFEGTKVFIGSSHKDMHVPLSRIEESAELIKQMGGELKTLVFKDQNHTIRQEEVDWVNENILK